Proteins encoded in a region of the Vicia villosa cultivar HV-30 ecotype Madison, WI linkage group LG5, Vvil1.0, whole genome shotgun sequence genome:
- the LOC131603155 gene encoding tobamovirus multiplication protein 1-like, translating to MAFSLRTKTFTFTEGESPLPSSFNEIYHLDQWQRSIYYTLCAAYATVSVIALIQLVRIQMRVPEYGWTTQKVFHLMNFLVNGVRALIFGLYESVFAIKPKAFEQVLMEVPGLLFFSTYTLLVLFWAEIYHQARSEPAQKLRPAYFSINGVVYFIQICLWIYMSASKTATGFGAAKLFLAVISFCASLGFLLYGGRLFFLLRRFPIESRGRQKKLYEVGSVTSICCTCFLIRCALLAVSAFHKEADLDVLDHPILNLMYYLLVEIVPSALVLFILRKLPPKRVSDQYHPIR from the exons atggcattttcACTTAGGACCAAGACGTTTACGTTTACAGAAGGAGAATCTCCACTTCCATCGTCGTTCAACGAGATTTATCATCTAGATCAATGGCAGAGAAGCATTTACTATACCCTATGTGCCGCTTACGCAACCGTTTCCGTTATTGCCCTC ATACAACTTGTGCGGATTCAAATGAGAGTACCTGAATATGGATGGACAACACAGAAGGTTTTTCATTTGATGAATTTTCTCGTCAATGGAG TGAGGGCTCTTATTTTTGGTCTGTATGAAAGTGTTTTCGCAATTAAACCAAAG GCATTTGAACAGGTGTTAATGGAAGTTCCTGGTCTTCTGTTTTTCTCTACTTATACATTGCTGGTCTTGTTTTGGGCTGAGATATATCACCAG GCTAGAAGTGAACCTGCACAAAAGCTTAGGCCTGCTTATTTTTCAATAAATGGAGTTGTTTACTTCATACAG ATTTGCCTCTGGATTTACATGTCTGCAAGCAAAACTGCCACTGGCTTTGGAGCGGCTAAACTCTTCCTTGCAG TTATATCATTCTGTGCTTCTCTTGGATTTTTGTTGTATGGTGGAAG GTTGTTTTTCTTGTTGAGACGCTTCCCCATTGAATCAAGAGGTCGTCAAAAGAAGCTCTACGAG GTTGGATCAGTTACAAGTATTTGCTGCACATGTTTCTTGATAAGATGTGCTTTG CTTGCTGTTTCAGCATTTCATAAGGAAGCAGATCTTGATGTTTTGGATCATCCCATACTTAACTTAATGTATTATTTG TTGGTAGAGATTGTTCCATCAGCATTGGTGTTGTTCATTCTAAGAAAGCTTCCTCCAAAACGAGTTTCAGATCAGTATCACCCTATTAGATAA
- the LOC131603156 gene encoding probable protein phosphatase 2C 9: MDSFCCFSSAVGGRSSCNSGKGKSSQSPVKYGFSLVKGKANHPMEDYHVAKFVHFKGQELGLFAIYDGHLGDSVPSYLQKYLFSNILKEDDFWNDPFMSISKAYESTDQAILSHSPDLGRGGSTAVTAILINNQKLWVANVGDSRAVLSREGVAVQMTTDHEPNTERGSIENRGGFVSNMPGDVARVNGQLAVSRAFGDKNLKTHLRSDPDIQYADVNQDTELLILASDGLWKVMANQEAVDIAKRIKDPQKAAKQLATEALNRDSKDDISCVVVRFKG; encoded by the exons ATGGATAGTTTCTGTTGCTTCAGCTCT GCAGTTGGAGGGCGTTCTTCATGCAACTCTGGCAAAGGTAAAAGCAGTCAGTCGCCGGTCAAATATGGATTTAGCCTCGTTAAAGGGAAAGCCAACCATCCAATGGAAGACTATCACGTAGCAAAATTTGTCCATTTCAAAGGACAAGAGCTAGGACTTTTTGCTATATACGATGGACACCTCGGAGACAGTGTACCGTCATATCTGCAAAAATATCTCTTTTCTAATATCTTGAAGGAA GACGACTTCTGGAACGATCCATTCATGTCCATTTCTAAAGCATATGAGTCAACAGATCAGGCAATTCTTTCTCACAGTCCTGATTTGGGGCGAGGAGGATCAACTGCCGTGACTGCAATTCTCATAAATAATCAAAAACTCTGGGTCGCCAATGTTGGAGATTCACGAGCGGTTCTGTCAAGAGAAGGGGTAGCTGTACAGATGACTACTGATCATGAACCTAATACGGAACGTGGCAGCATTGAGAATAGAGGCGGCTTTGTCTCAAACATGCCAG GAGATGTTGCGAGAGTGAATGGACAGCTTGCAGTTTCTCGAGCATTTGGAGACAAAAACCTCAAAACACACTTGCGATCTGACCCCGACATTCAGTATGCTGATGTTAACCAAGATACCGAGCTTTTGATTCTCGCTAGTGACGGTCTATGGAAG GTAATGGCGAATCAAGAAGCGGTTGATATCGCGAAAAGAATAAAGGATCCACAAAAGGCAGCTAAACAACTAGCTACTGAGGCATTGAACAGAGACAGTAAGGATGATATTTCCTGCGTTGTAGTTCGTTTCAAGGGATGA
- the LOC131603157 gene encoding outer envelope protein 64, mitochondrial-like: MSQSLNLIKHHASNPKLWLIVGIGLAGGVVVLSETRRRRRRRNTPKQDFGAFIERFELLPFPQLPPPSAKQMLSSLTFAISDVFDIKGYVTGFGNPLWKRTHEEAEKTAIVVTALLFNGATCVGKTVMDEFSFGFSGENKYYGTPTNPKMPSCVPGGSSSGSAVAVAAGLVDFAIGTDTTGCVRIPASLCGIFGFRPSHGAVSTIGVFPNAQSLDTIGWFARDPTILHRVGHVLLQSNSVDTKRSRCIVFADDLFQLSKDATQKTIHVISKTIESMSGYQAPKHMNLCEYIVSKVPSLRLHEQSAHQQNGTSILKTLSSVMLSLQRYEFKANYEEWVKSVKHRLRGGVPNNVIKAISATHDNIKSLYKVRTEMRGALQSLLKDGGILVIPSVADIPLKLNAKKSFCSEFNDKTFALSSIASMSGCCQVTIPLGYHDDCCISVSFISPHGTDKFLLDTILDMYASLQKQASSGFHSIPLPNINGNREPSELLKDKGNAAFKEKKWDKAVSYYTEAIELNGTNATYYCNRAAALLKLGCFQLAEEDCSKAILLDKKNVKAYLRRGTARESLRQYKEALEDFKHALVLEPQNKDASFAERRVKKLMS; this comes from the exons ATGTCACAATCATTGAATCTCATCAAACACCACGCCTCCAATCCCAAACTCTGGTTGATAGTCGGAATAGGACTCGCCGGCGGGGTCGTAGTTCTGTCGGAAACTCGCCGTAGAAGACGCCGCCGAAACACTCCTAAACAAGATTTTGGCGCTTTCATTGAACGCTTTGAGCTACTTCCTTTCCCTCAACTTCCTCCTCCGTCAGCCAAGCAAATGCTCTCTTCTCTCACCTTTGCCATAAGCGATGT ATTTGATATAAAGGGCTATGTGACGGGGTTTGGAAATCCTTTATGGAAGAGAACGCACGAGGAAGCAGAGAAGACTGCAATCGTTGTGACTGCTCTGCTCTTCAATGGGGCTACTTGTGTTGGCAAAACTGTTATGGATGAATTCTCTTTTGG GTTTTCGGGTGAGAATAAGTATTATGGAACTCCAACTAATCCTAAGATGCCGTCGTGTGTTCCTGGTGGGTCTTCTAGTGGATCAGCAGTAGCAGTTGCTGCAGGACTTGTTGACTTTGCCATTG GTACTGATACTACAGGATGTGTGAGAATTCCAGCATCACTCTGTGGTATTTTTGGTTTTAGACCATCCCACGGGGCTGTATCTACCATTGGAGTTTTTCCAAATGCACAAAGCTTAGACACCATTG GATGGTTTGCCCGCGATCCAACTATCCTACATCGTGTTGGACATGTTTTACTTCAATCGAATTCAGTGGATACCAAACGGTCAAGGTGTATCGTATTTGCTGATGATCTCTTTCAATTATCCAAAGATGCTACACAGAAGACAATTCATGTCATTAGTAAAACTATCGAGAGTATGTCGGGAT ATCAAGCTCCAAAGCATATGAATCTTTGTGAGTATATTGTTTCAAAAGTGCCCAGTCTAAGGCTTCATGAGCAATCAGCACACCAACAAAATGGAACATCTATATTGAAAACACTCTCTTCGGTTATGCTTTCATTACAAAG ATATGAATTTAAAGCCAATTATGAAGAATGGGTTAAATCAGTCAAACATAGGTTACGCGGTGGTGTGCCTAATAATGTTATTAAAGCCATTAGTGCTACACATGATAATATAAAATCCTTGTATAAAGTCCGGACTGAGATGCGCGGTGCACTTCAAAGCCTGTTAAAG GATGGTGGAATACTAGTTATTCCCTCTGTAGCAGACATTCCACTAAAGCTCAATGCAAAGAAAAGTTTTTGTTCTGAGTTCAATGATAAAACTTTTGCATTATCCAGCATTGCTAGTATGTCTGGGTGTTGTCAG GTTACGATTCCGTTAGGATATCATGATGATTGTTGTATTTCTGTTTCATTCATCTCACCACATGGAACTGACAAATTTCTTCTAGACACGATCTTGGATATGTATGCATCTCTTCAAAAGCAAGCCAGCTCTGGCTTCCATTCCATTCCGTTACCAAATATCAATGGAAACAGGGAACCTTCTGAACTTTTAAAGGATAAG GGAAATGCAGCatttaaagaaaagaaatgggataAGGCAGTCTCTTACTATACTGAAGCTATTGAATTGAATGGGACGAATGCAACTTACTACTGCAACCGAGCAGCTGCTTTGTTAAAGCTAGGATG CTTTCAGCTAGCAGAAGAAGACTGCAGTAAGGCAATATTGCTTGACAAGAAG AATGTGAAGGCATATCTGAGACGTGGAACTGCTAGAGAATCACTGCGACAGTATAAGGAGGCTCTTGAAG ATTTCAAGCATGCTCTTGTTCTTGAACCACAGAACAAGGATGCAAGCTTTGCTGAGCGCAGAGTCAAAAAACTTATGAGTTGA
- the LOC131603158 gene encoding metacaspase-3-like isoform X1, translating to MASKQQRCNHCGILLFIPQEVQAFKCSMCNGITHVQSPGPMNQAYNSLNHIAGLFRGFMNTITTSSAINSNSGNYGTNQFGYYPRPQPQRPLNPPSPYGSKRAVLCGICYHGRSYRLKGSINDVKCMKYFLIKEFGFPSDSIFMLTDDKEERNPLKIPTKYNIQMALRWLIEGSKSGDSLVFHYSGHGTQEVNMNEIDHSYKYNNAISPVDHELKGKILNDEINATIVRPLPFGAKLHAIMDACHSGNVLDLSFVCKMNREGYYTWENHTSSRNYKDTKGGVAICISACEDGQVSVDTSALSGKEVTGALTYSFIQTVQNEPGLTYGQLLSTMRSTIHGTKTGIVTLNGPIASLLNRLLGLRIKQEAQLSSSELFDMYKKQFIL from the exons ATGGCAAGTAAGCAACAAAGATGTAACCATTGTGGAATACTACTATTTATTCCACAAGAAGTTCAAGCCTTTAAGTGTTCAATGTGCAATGGCATCACACATGTTCAATCCCCAGGTCCAATGAATCAAGCCTATAACTCTCTTAATCATATTGCAGGTCTTTTTAGAGGCTTCATGAATACTATAACAACTAGTTCAGCAATCAACAGCAATTCAGGTAATTATGGAACAAATCAGTTTGGGTATTATCCTCGGCCTCAGCCACAAAGGCCTTTGAATCCTCCTTCCCCATATGGTTCAAAAAGGGCAGTTTTGTGTGGAATCTGCTATCATGGAAGGAGTTACAGGCTTAAGGGCTCCATCAATGATGTGAAGTGTATGAAATATTTTCTGATCAAGGAGTTTGGGTTTCCAAGTGATTCCATTTTCATGCTCACAG ATGATAAGGAGGAGAGAAATCCACTGAAAATCCCAACAAAATATAACATTCAAATGGCTTTAAGGTGGCTGATTGAGGGTAGCAAATCAGGAGATTCACTGGTGTTCCATTACTCAGGACATGGCACACAGGAAGTGAACATGAATGAAATTGATCATAGCTATAAGTATAATAATGCAATTAGTCCTGTTGATCATGAGCTCAAGGGGAAGATACTGAATGATGAGATTAATGCAACAATTGTTAGGCCACTACCATTTGGTGCTAAACTTCATGCCATTATGGATGCATGTCACAGTGGGAATGTTCTTGATTTATCATTTGTGTGCAAGATGAACAG GGAAGGGTATTATACATGGGAGAATCATACGAGTTCAAGAAATTATAAAGACACAAAAGGAGGGGTAGCAATTTGTATTTCAGCTTGTGAAGATGGTCAAGTCTCTGTAGATACCTCT GCCTTGAGTGGCAAAGAAGTTACAGGTGCTTTGACTTATAGTTTCATACAAACAGTGCAAAATGAACCTGGGTTGACTTATGGTCAATTGCTTAGTACCATGCGTTCTACCATTCATGGGACAAAAACAGGCATAGTTACACTAAATGGACCAATTGCTTCACTCTTAAATAGACTTCTTGGCCTACGCATCAAACAG GAGGCACAATTATCATCCTCGGAGTTGTTTGACATGTATAAGAAGCAGTTTATACTATGA
- the LOC131603158 gene encoding metacaspase-3-like isoform X2, whose amino-acid sequence MASKQQRCNHCGILLFIPQEVQAFKCSMCNGITHVQSPGPMNQAYNSLNHIAGLFRGFMNTITTSSAINSNSGNYGTNQFGYYPRPQPQRPLNPPSPYGSKRAVLCGICYHGRSYRLKGSINDVKCMKYFLIKEFGFPSDSIFMLTDDKEERNPLKIPTKYNIQMALRWLIEGSKSGDSLVFHYSGHGTQEVNMNEIDHSYKYNNAISPVDHELKGKILNDEINATIVRPLPFGAKLHAIMDACHSGNVLDLSFVCKMNREGYYTWENHTSSRNYKDTKGGVAICISACEDGQVSVDTSIGLEWQRSYRCFDL is encoded by the exons ATGGCAAGTAAGCAACAAAGATGTAACCATTGTGGAATACTACTATTTATTCCACAAGAAGTTCAAGCCTTTAAGTGTTCAATGTGCAATGGCATCACACATGTTCAATCCCCAGGTCCAATGAATCAAGCCTATAACTCTCTTAATCATATTGCAGGTCTTTTTAGAGGCTTCATGAATACTATAACAACTAGTTCAGCAATCAACAGCAATTCAGGTAATTATGGAACAAATCAGTTTGGGTATTATCCTCGGCCTCAGCCACAAAGGCCTTTGAATCCTCCTTCCCCATATGGTTCAAAAAGGGCAGTTTTGTGTGGAATCTGCTATCATGGAAGGAGTTACAGGCTTAAGGGCTCCATCAATGATGTGAAGTGTATGAAATATTTTCTGATCAAGGAGTTTGGGTTTCCAAGTGATTCCATTTTCATGCTCACAG ATGATAAGGAGGAGAGAAATCCACTGAAAATCCCAACAAAATATAACATTCAAATGGCTTTAAGGTGGCTGATTGAGGGTAGCAAATCAGGAGATTCACTGGTGTTCCATTACTCAGGACATGGCACACAGGAAGTGAACATGAATGAAATTGATCATAGCTATAAGTATAATAATGCAATTAGTCCTGTTGATCATGAGCTCAAGGGGAAGATACTGAATGATGAGATTAATGCAACAATTGTTAGGCCACTACCATTTGGTGCTAAACTTCATGCCATTATGGATGCATGTCACAGTGGGAATGTTCTTGATTTATCATTTGTGTGCAAGATGAACAG GGAAGGGTATTATACATGGGAGAATCATACGAGTTCAAGAAATTATAAAGACACAAAAGGAGGGGTAGCAATTTGTATTTCAGCTTGTGAAGATGGTCAAGTCTCTGTAGATACCTCT ATAGGCCTTGAGTGGCAAAGAAGTTACAGGTGCTTTGACTTATAG